From the genome of Phytohabitans rumicis, one region includes:
- a CDS encoding cellulose binding domain-containing protein, which produces MSYRMRISALLAALFCMFAVAAPARATPTPDGLCDVTVTVPAQWSNGYSVAVTVRNISIRPVTWRASVAVPPPGYIVQGWNATFQYVGSTVWIYPPPYPSGVLQPGQSHNFGYLGSGTMPALPVVTCS; this is translated from the coding sequence ATGAGTTACCGGATGCGGATCTCGGCCCTCCTAGCTGCGCTTTTCTGCATGTTCGCGGTCGCGGCGCCGGCTCGGGCGACCCCCACGCCCGACGGCCTCTGTGACGTCACGGTCACGGTTCCGGCCCAGTGGTCGAACGGATACTCGGTGGCCGTCACCGTGCGCAACATCTCTATCCGGCCGGTCACGTGGCGGGCCAGCGTCGCGGTGCCACCGCCGGGCTACATCGTCCAGGGCTGGAACGCGACCTTCCAGTACGTCGGGTCCACGGTCTGGATCTACCCGCCGCCGTACCCCAGCGGGGTGCTGCAGCCGGGTCAGAGCCATAACTTCGGGTACCTGGGGTCCGGCACCATGCCCGCCCTCCCCGTGGTCACCTGCTCGTAG
- a CDS encoding IS4 family transposase, with amino-acid sequence MVYLLLAGALSPRWLPAVWDKLVAALDGVPVANPTSGVLAQARQRMGPAPLRALFDLVRGPGPAPRTRGRWWRGLLVCAIDGTSAAVPASAANLAEYTPHRCNHGGSGYPKLRLLVLVCCGTRTVIDAIFGPTGVGEMPYAKRLVASLRPSMVVLLDRAFGAADLIEAIAQARAYLVVRVKDNRKLPVIQRLPDGSYLSVIGQLRVRVVECQIHVQTTAGRATTMYRLVTTLIEHHHYPAFDLVRLYHERWEVETAFLELKSTILGGRVLRARTPAGSARRSTPCW; translated from the coding sequence GTGGTCTACCTGCTGTTAGCCGGCGCGTTGTCGCCGAGGTGGCTACCGGCAGTCTGGGACAAGCTGGTAGCGGCCCTGGACGGTGTGCCGGTGGCGAACCCGACCTCGGGTGTGCTGGCCCAGGCCCGCCAACGCATGGGACCGGCTCCTTTGCGGGCCTTGTTCGACCTGGTGCGGGGACCGGGTCCGGCGCCGCGTACCCGTGGGCGGTGGTGGCGAGGGCTGCTGGTCTGCGCTATAGACGGGACCAGCGCGGCTGTCCCGGCCAGCGCGGCGAATCTGGCCGAGTACACCCCGCATCGCTGCAACCATGGCGGGTCGGGCTATCCGAAGCTGCGGCTGCTGGTGTTGGTGTGCTGCGGAACCCGGACCGTCATCGACGCGATCTTCGGGCCCACCGGGGTGGGGGAGATGCCCTACGCCAAACGGTTGGTGGCCAGCCTGCGTCCGTCGATGGTCGTGCTGTTGGACCGGGCCTTTGGGGCGGCGGACCTGATCGAGGCGATCGCGCAGGCCAGGGCATACCTGGTGGTGCGGGTCAAGGACAACCGGAAACTGCCGGTGATACAGCGGCTGCCGGACGGCTCATACCTATCGGTGATCGGCCAACTGCGGGTCCGCGTGGTGGAGTGTCAAATCCACGTGCAGACCACGGCCGGGCGTGCCACGACCATGTACCGCCTCGTCACCACGCTGATTGAGCACCACCACTATCCGGCGTTCGACCTGGTCCGGCTCTACCACGAACGGTGGGAGGTCGAAACAGCGTTCCTGGAACTGAAATCGACGATCCTGGGCGGGCGGGTACTACGAGCCAGGACCCCGGCCGGGTCCGCCAGGAGGTCTACGCCCTGCTGGTGA
- a CDS encoding HAD family hydrolase, protein MPRTKPTALLVDMDGVLRRWDPDVSEAVERKHGLPAGVILKTAMEWSRLQAAVTGRITHAEWMASVAAALGGADEAVAEWSAYPGEVDPDVLAFVRDVRAAGVPVGLATNATDRLDADLATLGLVGEVDHVINSSVLGTAKPSAEYFAAACLALRTPPDRVLLIDDSDRFVRGARVARLPAYRWNGSADLPYLRAAFA, encoded by the coding sequence GTGCCGCGGACGAAGCCGACCGCGCTGCTGGTGGACATGGACGGCGTACTGCGGCGGTGGGATCCGGACGTGTCCGAGGCGGTCGAGCGCAAGCACGGGCTGCCCGCCGGCGTGATCCTGAAGACCGCGATGGAGTGGTCCCGCCTGCAGGCCGCGGTCACCGGGCGGATCACCCACGCCGAGTGGATGGCCTCGGTGGCCGCCGCGCTGGGCGGGGCCGACGAGGCGGTCGCGGAGTGGTCCGCGTACCCCGGCGAGGTGGATCCCGACGTCCTGGCCTTCGTACGGGACGTGCGCGCCGCCGGCGTGCCGGTGGGGCTGGCCACGAACGCCACCGACCGGCTGGACGCGGACCTCGCCACGTTGGGCCTGGTGGGCGAGGTCGACCACGTGATCAACTCATCGGTGCTGGGGACCGCCAAGCCGTCCGCCGAGTACTTCGCCGCCGCGTGCCTGGCGCTGCGTACGCCGCCGGATCGGGTGCTCCTGATCGACGACTCCGACCGTTTTGTGCGGGGTGCCAGGGTTGCCAGGTTGCCCGCGTACCGGTGGAACGGGTCGGCGGACCTGCCGTACCTGCGTGCGGCCTTCGCGTAG
- the smc gene encoding chromosome segregation protein SMC, which produces MHLKSLTVKGFKSFASATTLRLEPGITCVVGPNGSGKSNVVDAIAWVLGEQGAKALRGGKMEDVIFAGTAGRAPLGRAEVTLTIDNTDGALPIDYTEVSITRRMFRSGESEYEINGNSCRLLDIQELLSDSGIGREMHVIVGQGQLDAVLHAKPEDRRAFIEEAAGVLKHRKRKEKALRKLDAMQANLNRLTDLTAELRRQLKPLGKQAEVARRAAGIQADLRDARLRLLADDLATLRSTLDKEIADETALRERRELVEHQHGEVERRLSELEAALAEDAPLLAAAQDTWYKLSALQERFRSTEQLASERLRHLSATPDDERPGRDPEQLAAEAEKVRAQEDDLRSALKADQEHLAEAVERRQELERQLADAERALRAAAKAIADRREGLAKLTGQVNAARARTTSAAEEISRLATAHTDAQGRADKAQADVDAVAALSTEADRDNADLDAQHAEAMATHEEAAARVRALNDAERMAEKEAATWKAREEALAMGLRRKDGAGALLAKADQVPGLLGSLAGMLTVAPGHEAALAAALGGLADAVAVAGVDEATEAMRFLKIQDAGRASLLVGGVEGPGMIGPLDALRPALPDGAKWAPDIVSCPERIRPAVHRALRDVVLVPDLAAAGRLVAANPELRAVTPDGDVVGAYAAAGGSGAAPSYIEVQAAVEEARARRAEAEDVMADAREELTQARAEVSAHKEVVAVAAAAKKEAESHRNAAARRLAELGAAARSAKAETERLAASRAKAEEARERDLTALDDLEERLRLAEDTAIDDDPDTDERDQLAAAVPQARQNEMEVRLAVRTAEERVASIAGRADSLARQAAAERAARERAAARRAARARGATIARAVEVGAREALARVAVSLASAVRTRDEIAQSRSAREAELSEVRGAAKRLGADLERLTSEVHRDEVARAEQRMRIEQLEIKAAEDFALDVETLVAEYGPQQPVPPTQAEVAAAAAADKPEPEPAAYHRPTQEKRAAKAERELTLLGKVNPLALEEFAALEERFKFLSDQLEDLKATRRDLLTVVKDVDDRILEVFASAYEDTAREFEKVFTVLFPGGEGRLVLTDPEDLLTTGVEVEARPPGKKIKRLSLLSGGERSLTAVAMLVAIFRARPSPFYIMDEVEAALDDVNLGRLITLMAQLREKSQLIIITHQKRTMEVADALYGVTMRNGVTEVISQRLSNTEDA; this is translated from the coding sequence GTGCATTTAAAGAGCCTGACGGTGAAGGGTTTCAAGTCCTTCGCCTCCGCGACGACGTTACGGCTGGAGCCCGGCATCACCTGCGTGGTGGGGCCGAACGGTTCCGGCAAGTCCAACGTCGTCGACGCGATCGCCTGGGTGCTGGGCGAGCAGGGCGCGAAGGCGCTGCGCGGCGGCAAGATGGAAGACGTGATCTTCGCCGGTACGGCCGGCCGCGCGCCGCTGGGCCGCGCCGAGGTCACGCTCACCATCGACAACACCGACGGCGCCCTGCCGATCGACTACACCGAGGTGTCGATCACGCGGCGGATGTTCCGGTCGGGCGAGAGCGAATACGAGATCAACGGCAACTCGTGCCGGCTGCTCGACATCCAGGAGCTGCTGTCCGACTCCGGCATCGGCCGGGAGATGCACGTGATCGTCGGGCAGGGGCAGCTCGACGCCGTCCTGCACGCCAAGCCGGAGGACCGGCGCGCGTTCATCGAGGAGGCGGCCGGCGTCCTCAAGCACCGCAAGCGCAAGGAAAAGGCGCTGCGCAAGCTCGACGCGATGCAGGCCAACCTCAACCGGCTCACCGACCTGACCGCCGAGCTGCGCCGCCAGCTCAAGCCGCTGGGCAAGCAGGCCGAGGTGGCCCGCCGGGCCGCCGGCATCCAGGCCGACCTGCGCGACGCCCGGCTCCGGCTGCTGGCCGACGACCTCGCCACGCTGCGCTCCACACTGGACAAGGAGATCGCCGACGAGACCGCCCTGCGCGAGCGGCGCGAGCTGGTCGAGCACCAGCACGGCGAGGTCGAGCGGCGACTGTCCGAGCTGGAGGCGGCCCTCGCCGAGGACGCGCCGCTGCTCGCCGCGGCCCAGGACACCTGGTACAAGCTGTCCGCGCTGCAGGAGCGGTTCCGCTCGACCGAGCAGCTCGCCAGCGAGCGGCTGCGGCACCTGTCGGCCACGCCCGACGACGAGCGGCCCGGCCGGGACCCCGAGCAGCTGGCCGCCGAGGCGGAAAAGGTCCGGGCCCAGGAAGACGACCTGCGCTCCGCGCTGAAGGCGGACCAGGAGCACCTCGCCGAGGCCGTGGAGCGCCGCCAGGAGCTCGAACGCCAGCTCGCCGACGCGGAGCGGGCCCTGCGCGCGGCCGCCAAGGCGATCGCCGACCGGCGCGAGGGCCTGGCCAAGCTGACCGGGCAGGTCAACGCCGCCCGGGCCCGTACGACCAGCGCGGCCGAGGAGATCTCCCGGCTCGCCACCGCGCACACCGACGCCCAGGGCCGGGCCGACAAGGCGCAGGCCGATGTGGACGCCGTCGCGGCACTGTCCACCGAGGCCGACCGGGACAACGCCGACCTCGACGCCCAGCACGCCGAGGCGATGGCGACGCACGAGGAGGCGGCCGCCCGGGTGCGGGCCCTGAACGACGCCGAGCGCATGGCCGAGAAGGAAGCGGCCACCTGGAAGGCGCGCGAGGAGGCCCTCGCGATGGGCCTGCGCCGCAAGGACGGCGCGGGCGCGCTGCTGGCCAAGGCCGACCAAGTGCCCGGCCTGCTGGGCAGCCTCGCCGGGATGCTCACCGTGGCGCCCGGCCACGAGGCGGCCCTGGCGGCGGCGCTGGGCGGCCTCGCGGACGCGGTCGCGGTCGCCGGCGTCGACGAGGCCACCGAGGCGATGCGGTTCCTCAAGATCCAGGATGCCGGGCGGGCCAGCCTGCTGGTGGGCGGTGTCGAAGGGCCCGGCATGATCGGGCCGCTGGACGCGCTCCGTCCGGCCCTGCCCGACGGGGCGAAGTGGGCGCCGGACATCGTCAGCTGCCCCGAACGGATCCGTCCCGCGGTGCACCGGGCGCTGCGCGACGTCGTACTCGTGCCGGATCTTGCCGCCGCGGGACGGCTGGTGGCCGCGAACCCCGAGCTGCGCGCGGTCACCCCCGACGGCGACGTGGTCGGCGCCTACGCGGCGGCCGGCGGTTCCGGCGCGGCGCCCAGCTACATCGAGGTCCAGGCCGCGGTCGAGGAGGCCCGGGCGCGGCGGGCCGAGGCCGAGGACGTCATGGCCGACGCCCGGGAGGAGCTGACCCAGGCGCGCGCCGAGGTGTCCGCCCACAAGGAAGTCGTCGCGGTCGCCGCCGCCGCCAAGAAGGAGGCCGAGAGCCACCGCAACGCCGCCGCCCGGCGCCTCGCCGAGCTGGGCGCCGCGGCCCGCTCCGCCAAGGCCGAGACCGAGCGGCTGGCCGCGTCCCGGGCCAAGGCCGAGGAGGCCCGCGAGCGCGACCTGACCGCCCTCGACGACCTGGAGGAGCGGCTCCGGCTGGCCGAGGACACCGCGATCGACGACGACCCGGACACCGACGAGCGCGACCAGCTCGCCGCCGCGGTCCCGCAGGCCCGGCAGAACGAGATGGAGGTACGCCTCGCGGTCCGCACCGCCGAGGAGCGGGTCGCCTCGATCGCCGGCCGGGCCGACTCGCTGGCCCGCCAGGCCGCCGCCGAGCGCGCCGCCCGCGAGCGCGCCGCCGCCCGCCGGGCCGCCCGTGCCCGCGGCGCCACGATCGCCCGCGCCGTCGAGGTCGGCGCCCGCGAGGCGCTCGCCCGGGTCGCGGTGTCGCTGGCCAGCGCCGTGCGCACCCGCGACGAGATCGCCCAGTCCCGGTCCGCGCGTGAGGCGGAGCTCTCCGAGGTACGCGGTGCCGCCAAGCGCCTCGGGGCCGACCTGGAGCGGCTGACCAGCGAGGTGCACCGCGACGAGGTGGCGCGCGCCGAGCAGCGCATGCGCATCGAGCAGCTGGAGATCAAGGCGGCCGAGGACTTCGCGCTGGACGTGGAGACGCTGGTCGCCGAGTACGGCCCGCAGCAGCCCGTGCCGCCGACCCAGGCCGAGGTGGCGGCCGCAGCGGCCGCGGACAAGCCGGAGCCCGAGCCGGCGGCGTACCACCGGCCCACGCAGGAGAAGCGGGCCGCCAAGGCCGAGCGCGAGCTGACCCTGCTCGGCAAGGTCAACCCGCTGGCGCTGGAGGAGTTCGCGGCGCTGGAGGAGCGGTTCAAGTTCCTCTCCGACCAGCTCGAAGACCTCAAGGCGACCCGGCGGGACCTGCTCACCGTGGTCAAGGACGTGGATGACCGGATCCTGGAGGTCTTCGCCAGCGCGTACGAGGACACCGCCCGGGAGTTCGAGAAGGTGTTCACCGTGCTCTTTCCCGGCGGCGAGGGACGGCTCGTCCTCACCGACCCGGAAGACCTGCTCACCACCGGCGTCGAGGTCGAGGCCCGGCCGCCCGGCAAGAAGATCAAGCGGCTGTCGCTGCTGTCCGGCGGCGAGCGCTCGCTGACCGCGGTCGCGATGCTGGTGGCGATCTTCCGGGCCCGGCCCAGCCCGTTCTACATCATGGACGAGGTGGAGGCCGCGCTCGACGACGTCAACCTGGGCCGCCTGATCACCCTGATGGCCCAGCTGCGCGAAAAGAGCCAGCTGATCATCATCACGCACCAGAAGCGCACGATGGAGGTCGCCGACGCCCTGTACGGCGTGACCATGCGCAACGGTGTCACCGAGGTGATCAGCCAGCGCCTGTCGAACACCGAGGATGCTTAA
- the pelF gene encoding GT4 family glycosyltransferase PelF: MHAGRAHHRRHLPVRPGGVGDWCHRLLHGLDRHAFEVVALHAGRREPAYTVPAGTPTHPVPERPPAPAGRAARNRHRRAATAAAVLLCRGVLAGGDQGATLFAEGLRRLAELARGGTIPMYGVPLADVLLDAWQAARGAVATEPPLPRLSVRDARTAAELLEYAVRPLAVRLPAVDLAHAVSAGRPLLVALAAQWQAGTPFLLTEHGTYLRTDSGPFMLRFYRALARLGYAEAALVATASRFHQRWQLRNGADPAKIVVVPGGVEPLRYAPLETEPPSPTVVWVGNIAPHKDLHTLIRAFRRIREAVPHAGLRLVGPATDAGYAQTCRRLVDRLRLGGTVEFAGPAPTSRHAYATGQVAALSSVAEGTPDTLIEAMLCARPTVSTDVGAVAEAVGDTGLVVPPADPVAFATACVELLADPVRRRELGGAGRARALRHFTVDPMRRAYDHLYRDAVAS, encoded by the coding sequence CTGCATGCGGGTCGCGCTCATCACCGACGACACCTACCCGTACGTCCCGGCGGCGTCGGCGACTGGTGCCACCGGCTGCTGCACGGGCTCGACCGGCACGCCTTCGAGGTCGTGGCGCTCCACGCGGGCCGGCGCGAACCCGCGTACACGGTCCCGGCCGGCACGCCCACGCACCCGGTCCCGGAGCGGCCGCCGGCGCCGGCCGGCCGGGCGGCCCGTAACCGGCACCGCCGGGCCGCGACCGCCGCCGCCGTGCTGCTCTGCCGCGGCGTCCTCGCCGGCGGCGACCAGGGCGCGACGCTCTTCGCCGAGGGCCTGCGCCGCCTCGCCGAGCTGGCCCGTGGCGGCACGATTCCGATGTACGGCGTACCCCTCGCCGATGTGCTCCTCGACGCCTGGCAGGCGGCTCGCGGGGCGGTCGCCACCGAGCCGCCGTTGCCGCGGCTGTCCGTCCGGGACGCACGCACCGCCGCCGAGCTGCTGGAGTACGCGGTGCGCCCGCTCGCCGTACGGCTGCCGGCCGTGGACCTGGCGCACGCCGTGTCGGCCGGGCGGCCGCTGCTGGTCGCCCTGGCCGCGCAGTGGCAGGCGGGGACGCCGTTCCTGCTCACCGAGCACGGTACGTACCTGCGCACCGATTCCGGGCCCTTCATGCTGCGCTTCTACCGCGCGCTCGCCCGGCTCGGGTACGCCGAGGCCGCGCTCGTCGCCACGGCGAGCCGCTTCCACCAGCGCTGGCAGCTGCGCAACGGCGCCGACCCCGCCAAGATCGTCGTGGTGCCGGGCGGCGTGGAGCCGCTGCGGTACGCGCCGCTGGAGACCGAGCCGCCCTCGCCGACCGTGGTCTGGGTCGGCAACATCGCGCCGCACAAGGACCTGCACACGCTGATCCGCGCCTTCCGCCGGATCCGCGAGGCGGTGCCGCACGCCGGACTGCGGCTGGTCGGGCCGGCCACCGACGCCGGGTACGCGCAGACCTGCCGCCGCCTCGTCGACCGGCTGCGCCTGGGCGGCACGGTCGAATTCGCCGGGCCGGCGCCGACCAGCCGCCACGCGTACGCCACCGGGCAGGTGGCCGCGCTGTCGAGCGTCGCCGAGGGGACACCGGACACCCTGATCGAGGCCATGCTGTGCGCCCGCCCGACGGTCAGTACGGACGTGGGCGCGGTCGCCGAGGCGGTGGGCGACACCGGGCTGGTCGTCCCCCCGGCCGACCCGGTCGCGTTCGCCACCGCGTGCGTGGAGCTGCTGGCCGACCCGGTCCGCCGCCGCGAGCTGGGCGGCGCCGGCCGAGCCCGCGCCCTGCGGCACTTCACCGTGGACCCGATGCGACGCGCGTACGACCACCTCTACCGGGACGCGGTGGCCTCATGA
- a CDS encoding MMPL family transporter, whose amino-acid sequence MGKRPMTVRVARWSAEHPWRAIALWVVFVAVCFVGGNAAGLNEATDEDEAIGEAGRASVIEIHGDFDNPAVENILITAPSGQLDRAAADAAAADAITRMKATAGVASVADPIPAHDGSALLVAITMAGDPDTASDRLQPLQDTTSAVQKDHPGVRVEEVGGPSIGKALDDTLGEDFKRAELLSLPVTLLILIVAFGALIAAGVPLLLAMSSVFAAMGLSTLASHVLPSTDTTNSVILLIGLAVGVDYSLFYVRREREERAKGKSHLDAVEIAAETSGHAVVVSGIAVMIAMAGLFLATDVVFSSLAVGSILVVAVAVIGSLTVLPALLAKLGRWVDRPRVPLIWRLQARRSGAPRFWPAVLRPALRHPRIALAVSVGLLLALAVPAFGMKMKFPGMEDLPRTTPAMQAYDRLTAAFPSTGTTHFVAVEAPASEASSVKAALTGLAEKAGGDKLFAPVEADGPEIQQSADGTVTTLEVATPFHTRTDEARQSLEKLRGEYLPEAMRGLSGVEYAVGGDVAGSVDYAAHIKKKLPLVMAFVLVLTFLVMLLTFRSVVIALTAILLNLLSVAASYGLLVVVFQGTWAEGLLGFTSMGSIVTWLPLFLFVVLFGLSMDYHVFVVSRIREAVRRGVSNRDAVAYGITSSAGVVTSAAIVMVAVFSIFATLSTIDMKQLGIGLAAAILLDATIIRAVVLPSVMTLLGKANWWAPRFLRERPEAKHAAEEPTPELVSVR is encoded by the coding sequence ATGGGCAAGCGACCGATGACGGTACGGGTCGCGCGGTGGAGCGCGGAACACCCGTGGCGCGCCATCGCGCTCTGGGTGGTGTTCGTGGCGGTGTGCTTCGTCGGCGGCAACGCGGCCGGCCTGAACGAGGCCACCGACGAGGACGAGGCGATCGGCGAAGCGGGCCGCGCCTCGGTGATCGAGATCCACGGCGACTTCGACAACCCGGCGGTGGAGAACATCCTCATCACCGCCCCTAGTGGACAGCTGGACCGGGCGGCGGCGGACGCGGCGGCGGCCGACGCGATCACGCGGATGAAGGCCACCGCGGGAGTGGCGAGCGTGGCTGACCCGATCCCGGCCCACGACGGCTCGGCGCTGCTGGTCGCGATCACCATGGCCGGCGACCCGGACACCGCGTCGGACCGGCTGCAACCCTTGCAGGACACCACTTCCGCCGTGCAGAAGGACCACCCTGGGGTACGCGTCGAGGAGGTCGGCGGGCCGTCGATCGGCAAGGCGCTGGACGACACGCTCGGCGAGGACTTCAAGCGGGCCGAACTGCTGAGCCTCCCGGTCACGCTGCTCATCCTGATCGTCGCGTTCGGTGCGCTCATCGCCGCCGGCGTACCCCTGCTGCTGGCCATGTCGTCGGTGTTCGCGGCGATGGGTCTGTCCACACTGGCCTCGCACGTGCTGCCGTCGACCGACACGACCAACAGCGTGATCCTGCTGATCGGTCTCGCGGTCGGCGTGGACTACTCGCTCTTCTACGTCCGGCGCGAACGCGAGGAACGGGCCAAGGGCAAGAGCCACCTGGACGCGGTGGAGATCGCCGCGGAGACCTCCGGGCACGCGGTCGTGGTCTCCGGCATCGCCGTGATGATCGCGATGGCCGGCCTTTTCCTGGCCACCGACGTGGTGTTCTCCTCGCTGGCCGTGGGCTCGATCCTGGTGGTCGCGGTCGCGGTGATCGGCTCGCTGACCGTGCTGCCGGCGCTGCTGGCCAAGCTGGGCCGGTGGGTCGACCGGCCGCGGGTGCCGCTGATCTGGCGCCTGCAGGCCCGCCGCTCCGGCGCGCCCCGCTTCTGGCCGGCCGTGCTCCGCCCGGCGCTGCGCCACCCGAGGATCGCCCTCGCCGTCTCGGTCGGCCTGCTGCTGGCGCTCGCGGTGCCCGCGTTCGGCATGAAGATGAAGTTCCCGGGCATGGAGGACCTGCCCCGCACCACCCCGGCCATGCAGGCGTACGACCGGCTGACCGCGGCGTTCCCGAGCACCGGCACCACGCACTTCGTCGCGGTGGAGGCACCGGCTTCCGAGGCTTCTTCGGTCAAGGCGGCTCTTACCGGGCTCGCCGAGAAGGCCGGCGGTGACAAGCTCTTCGCCCCCGTCGAGGCGGACGGGCCGGAGATCCAGCAGTCCGCCGACGGCACGGTCACCACGCTGGAGGTCGCCACGCCGTTCCACACCCGTACGGACGAGGCCCGGCAGTCGCTGGAGAAGCTGCGCGGGGAGTACCTGCCCGAGGCGATGCGTGGACTGTCCGGAGTGGAGTACGCGGTCGGCGGCGACGTGGCCGGCAGCGTGGACTACGCCGCGCACATCAAGAAGAAGCTGCCGCTGGTGATGGCGTTCGTGCTGGTGCTGACGTTCCTGGTGATGCTGCTGACGTTCCGCTCGGTGGTGATCGCGCTGACCGCCATCCTGCTGAACCTGCTGTCCGTCGCCGCGTCGTACGGCCTGCTGGTGGTGGTCTTCCAGGGCACATGGGCGGAGGGCCTGCTGGGCTTCACGTCGATGGGCTCGATCGTGACCTGGTTGCCACTATTCCTCTTCGTGGTCCTCTTCGGACTGTCCATGGACTACCACGTCTTCGTGGTCAGCCGGATCCGCGAAGCGGTACGCCGGGGCGTGTCCAACCGGGACGCGGTGGCGTACGGGATCACCAGCTCGGCCGGCGTGGTCACCAGCGCCGCGATCGTGATGGTGGCGGTGTTCTCCATCTTCGCCACGCTGAGCACGATCGACATGAAGCAGCTCGGCATCGGGCTCGCCGCGGCGATCCTGCTCGACGCGACGATCATCCGGGCGGTCGTGCTGCCGTCGGTGATGACGTTGCTCGGCAAGGCGAACTGGTGGGCGCCGCGCTTCCTGCGGGAGCGCCCCGAGGCGAAGCACGCCGCCGAGGAGCCCACGCCGGAACTGGTAAGCGTGCGTTGA